From Desmodus rotundus isolate HL8 chromosome 10, HLdesRot8A.1, whole genome shotgun sequence, one genomic window encodes:
- the LOC128779471 gene encoding histone-lysine N-methyltransferase PRDM9-like, which yields MNPDRGPQERPEGEAGRTGRKPQAEDAWKDVSLYFSGDEWAATGDWEKGRHLKRNFDVLLSRGLRAPRPAFMCHHRPAAELQEEDPGDSDEEWTPRRQVKPSWVAFRRERSEHQKATSRVPLSDEYSLKELSGTANLMTASNSEQAQNPASPPGEACAFGRHTRQKSELRRKEIEVKMCSLREEIGEPQDDDYLYCQKCQNFFIDSCAVHGPPAFVKDSAVDKGHPNRSALTLPPGLRIGPSGIPEAGLGVWNEAADLPVGLHFGPYEGHITEDEEAAKRRYSWLIAKGRNCYEYVDGKDKSWANWMRYVNCARDDEEQNLVAFQYHGQIFYRTCQVVRLGCELLVWYGDEYGQELGSKWGSKWKRELAAGRAEPKPEVHPCPSCPLAFSSQKFLSQHVKRSHPSQSLMGTSAGKHLQAEEPCPEDQNQQQQQTSTHSWKDKAEGQEVKERSKPLLKRISQRRISRPLFQPSKEQMSSSEHERMMEEEPCRGQKERPEDTGKLFEKVGMSGTVTIEHGGCSQSFNDGSHIIRGQKTHSGEKPYVCRECGRGFTWKSHLIKHQRTHSGEKPYVCRECGRGFTQKSHLITHQRIHSGEKPYVCRECGRAFSWKSNLIKHQRTHSGEKPYVCRECGRGFTQKSHLITHQRIHSGEKPYVCRECGRAFSWKSNLIKHQRTHSGEKPYVCRECGRGFTQKSHLITHQRIHSGEKPYVCRECGRAFSWKSNLIKHQRTHSGEKPYVCRECGRGFTRKSNLIKHQRTHSGEKPYVCRECGRGFTWKSHLITHQRIHSGEKPYVCRECGRAFSWKSNLIKHQRTHSGEKPYVCRECGRGFTRKSVLIRHQRTHSGEKPYVCRWTE from the exons ATGAACCCCGACAGGGGCCCGCAGGAGCGCCCCGAGGGAGAAGCGGGGCGGACGGGGCGGAAGCCTCAG gccGAAGACGCTTGGAAAGATGTTTCCCTGTACTTCTCCGGGGACGAGTGGGCGGCGACAGGAGACTGGGAGAAAGGCCGGCACCTGAAGAGGAACTTCGACGTGCTCCTCAGCCGAG GTCTCAGGGCCCCGCGACCAGCTTTCATGTGTCACCACAGGCCGGCCGCCGAGCTCCAGGAGGAGGACCCTGGGGACTCTGATGAAGAGTGGACTCCAAGGCGGCAAG TGAAACCTTCTTGGGTGGCCTTCAGAAGGGAACGGAGTGAACACCAGAAG GCAACATCCAGGGTGCCGTTAAGCGATGAATACAGTTTGAAGGAATTGTCAGGAACAGCAAATTTGATGACTGCAAGTAACTCAGAGCAGGCCCAGAATCCAGCGTCCCCTCCTGGAGAAGCGTGTGCCTTTGGACGGCACACTAGACAAAAATCAG AACTCAGGAGAAAGGAGATTGAAGTGAAGATGTGCAGCCTACGAGAAGAGATCGGCGAGCCCCAGGATGATGACTACCTCT ATTGTCAGAAGTGTCAGAACTTCTTCATCGACAGCTGCGCTGTGCATGGGCCCCCTGCATTTGTAAAGGACAGTGCAGTGGACAAGGGGCATCCCAACCGCTcggccctcaccctgccccctgggtTGAGAATCGGGCCATCGGGCATCCCTGAGGCTGGGCTTGGAGTGTGGAATGAGGCAGCTGATTTGCCAGTGGGTCTGCACTTTGGCCCTTATGAAGGACACATCACAGAAGATGAAGAGGCAGCCAAGAGGAGATACTCCTGGCTG ATCGCCAAGGGGAGAAACTGCTATGAGTATGTGGATGGAAAGGACAAATCCTGGGCCAACTGGATGAG GTATGTGAACTGCGCCCGGGATGATGAAGAGCAGAACCTGGTGGCCTTTCAATACCACGGGCAGATTTTCTACCGAACCTGCCAGGTCGTCAGGCTGGGCTGTGAGCTGCTGGTCTGGTACGGGGACGAGTatggccaggagctgggcagcAAGTGGGGCAGCAAGTGGAAGAGAGAGCTCGCGGCCGGGAGAG CGGAACCAAAGCCAGAGGTCCACCCgtgtccctcctgccctctggcctTCTCCAGTCAGAAGTTCCTCAGCCAACACGTGAAACGCAGCCACCCCTCTCAGAGTCTCATGGGAACATCTGCAGGAAAACACCTCCAAGCAGAGGAACCCTGCCCAGAGGATCAGaatcagcagcagcaacaaactAGTACTCACAGCTGGAAAGATAAAGCTGAAGGTCAGGAGGTCAAAGAAAGGTCCAAACCTTTGCTTAAAAGGATCAGTCAGAGGAGAATCTCAAGACCCCTTTTCCAACCTTCCAAAGAACAAATGAGCTCCAGCGAGCATGAGAGAATGATGGAGGAAGAGCCCTGTAGAGGCCAGAAAGAGAGACCAGAGGACACAGGCAAGTTGTTTGAGAAAGTAGGAATGTCAGGAACTGTAACGATCGAGCATGGAGGGTGTTCGCAAAGCTTCAATGATGGGTCACATATCATTAGAGGCCAGaagacacactcaggggagaagccctatgtttgcagggagtgtgggcgaggctttacctggaagtcacatctcatcaaacatcagaggacacactcaggggagaagccctatgtttgcagggagtgtggacgaggctttacacagaagtcacatctcatcacacaccagaggatacactcaggggagaagccctatgtttgcagggagtgtgggcgagcaTTTTCCTGGAAGTCAAATCTCATCAAAcatcagaggacacactcaggggagaagccctatgtttgcagggagtgtgggcgaggctttacacagaagtcacatctcatcacacaccagaggatacactcaggggagaagccctatgtttgcagggagtgtgggcgagcaTTTTCCTGGAAGTCAAATCTCATCAAAcatcagaggacacactcaggggagaagccctatgtttgcagggagtgtgggcgaggctttacacagaagtcacatctcatcacacaccagaggatacactcaggagagaagccctatgtttgcagggagtgtgggcgagcaTTTTCCTGGAAGTCAAATCTCATCAAAcatcagaggacacactcaggggagaagccctatgtttgcagggagtgtgggcgaggctttacacgcaaGTCAAATCTCATCAAAcatcagaggacacactcaggggagaagccctatgtttgcagggagtgtgggcgaggctttacctggaagtcacatctcatcacacaccagaggatacactcaggggagaagccctatgtttgcagggagtgtgggcgagcaTTTTCCTGGAAGTCAAATCTCATCAAAcatcagaggacacactcaggggagaagccctatgtttgcagggagtgtgggcgaggctttacacgcaaGTCAGTTCTCATaagacaccagaggacacactcaggggagaagccctatgtttgcaggtgGACTGAGTGA